Proteins encoded together in one Labeo rohita strain BAU-BD-2019 chromosome 21, IGBB_LRoh.1.0, whole genome shotgun sequence window:
- the cdc23 gene encoding cell division cycle protein 23 homolog, with protein MAATRSSEFGDLVQIKKQLISVIAQCKERGLVHSVKWASELAFSLDPLPLNEIPPSPELTEEDAQDLDALCLAKSYFDLKEYDRAAYFLRGCRSQKAYFLYMYSRYLSGEKKKDDETVDSLGPLEKGQVRNEALRELRVELSKKHSAGELDGFALYLYGVVLRKLDLLKEAVEIFVAATHALPLHWGSWLELCNLITNIEMLKSLSLPDCWVRDFFMAHMYTELQMIKEALQKYQSLMEAGFAKSTYIISQIAVAYHNIRDIDQALYLFNELREQDPFRIENMDTFSNLLYVRSMKPELSYLAHNLVEIDKYRVETCCVIGNYYSLRSQHEKAALYFQRALKLNPRCLGAWTLMGHEYMEMKNTSAAIQAYRHAIEVNKRDYRAWYGLGQTYEILKMPFYSLYYYRKAHQLRPNDSRMLVALGECYEKLSQQVEAKKCYWRAYSVGDVERMALLKLAKLHEQLNESDDAAQCYIIYIQDIFSCGEQLEHAEVSTALRYLGQYYFKNKLYDEASLCAQRCCDYNDAREEGKALLRQISAVREQGEPSSTDLSLPCVFNPLSNNTTPVRRVSPLDLSSVTP; from the exons ATGGCGGCTACCCGCAGCAGTGAGTTCGGCGACTTGgttcaaattaaaaaacaacttaTTTCTGTTATAGCGCAGTGTAAGGAAAGAGGACTCGTCCACAGTGTGAAATG GGCATCTGAACTGGCCTTTTCTTTGGATCCACTTCCTCTGAATGAGATCCCTCCATCGCCGGAGCTCACCGAG GAGGACGCCCAGGATCTGGATGCTCTTTGTCTGGCCAAATCATATTTTGATCTGAAGGAATACGATCGAGCTGCGTATTTTCTTCGTGGCTGCCGGAGTCAGAAAGCATATTTTCTGTATATGTATTCACGCTACCTA TCAGGCGAAAAGAAGAAAGATGACGAGACGGTCGACAGCCTGG GTCCTCTGGAGAAGGGTCAGGTACGAAACGAGGCGCTGCGAGAACTTCGAGTGGAGCTGAGCAAAAAACACAGCGCTGGAGAGCTGGATGGATTCGCGCTCTATCT TTATGGGGTGGTTCTTCGTAAGCTGGATTTGCTGAAGGAGGCGGTGGAGATCTTCGTGGCTGCGACTCACGCTCTGCCGCTGCACTGGGGATCGTGGCTGGAGCTCTGCAATCTCATCACCAACATTGAAATG CTGAAGTCCCTGTCTCTGCCAGACTGCTGGGTGAGGGATTTCTTCATGGCGCACATGTACACGGAGCTGCAGATGATCAAAGAggcgctgcagaagtaccagaGCCTCATGGAAGCGGGCTTTGCCAAGAGCACATACATCATCTCTCAGATAGCCGTGGCTTACCATAACATACGAG atatTGATCAAGCCTTATATCTGTTTAATGAGCTCCGGGAACAGGATCCTTTTCGCATCGAAAACATGGACACCTTCTCCAACCTGCTGTATGTGCGG AGCATGAAGCCGGAGCTCAGTTACCTGGCACACAATCTGGTGGAGATCGATAAGTACAGAGTGGAGACGTGCTGCGTCATAG GTAACTACTACAGTCTGCGGTCTCAGCACGAGAAAGCGGCGCTGTATTTCCAGCGGGCTCTGAAGCTGAATCCACGCTGTCTGGGGGCCTGGACCCTCATGGGTCATGAGTACATGGAGATGAAGAACACATCCGCTGCCATTCAGGCCTACAG ACATGCAATTGAAGTGAACAAAAGGGACTACCGGGCCTGGTATGGACTCGGACAGACCTACGAGATCCTCAAAATGCCTTTCTACTCGCTCTACTACTACAGGAAGGCCCATCAGCTCAG ACCTAATGACTCGCGGATGCTCGTCGCTCTCGGTGAATGTTACGAGAAACTGTCTCAGCAAGTGGAGGCCAAAAAG TGTTACTGGAGGGCGTATTCGGTCGGTGATGTGGAGAGGATGGCTCTTCTGAAGCTGGCGAA gcTTCACGAGCAGCTGAATGAATCTGACGACGCTGCGCAGTGCTACATCATCTACATCCAGGATATCTTCTCATGTGGT GAGCAGTTGGAGCATGCGGAGGTGAGCACAGCGCTGCGGTATCTGGGCCAGTACTACTTCAAGAACAAGCTGTATGACGAGGCGTCTCTCTGCGCTCAGCGCTGCTGCGATTATAATGAC GCACGAGAGGAAGGCAAGGCTTTGTTGAGACAGATCTCTGCGGTGCGGGAGCAAGGAGAGCCTTCGTCGACAGACCTGTCTTTACCCTGCGTCTTCAACCCGCTGTCCAACAACACCACACCCGTCAGGAGAGTGTCTCCGCTCGACCTGTCCTCCGTCACACCCTGA
- the zgc:56585 gene encoding 15-hydroxyprostaglandin dehydrogenase [NAD(+)] → MDLKDKVAVVTGAAQGLGRSFVEILLKNGSKVALIDVNKSLGDELKSTLDQEYGRDRTEFFTADVTSEEDLKGALEKIVKTFGRIDILCNNAGIINEKHWEKTIAVNLGGVVRGTYLALEHMKKENGGNGGVIINISSMAGLGPLPVAPIYTATKHGVVGFSRAMAAVSKLADYGVRINILCPWFVKTSLLSSLNSEDYIERFLPLKAMSETMIQKHGCLEADVVAKAFLVLVKDESKNGDALMIDPEGAVFISFPQKAKDLPSTPVNLE, encoded by the exons ATGGATCTGAAGGATAAAGTGGCTGTGGTGACCGGAGCAGCTCAGGGTTTGGGCAGAAGCTTTGTCGAAATACTCCTGAAAAACGGCtcaaag GTGGCTTTAATTGATGTGAATAAATCACTGGGAGATGAACTGAAGAGCACACTTGATCAGGAGTATGGACGAGACAGAACTGAATTTTTCACGGCCGATGTCACATCTGAGGAAGATTTGAAAG GAGCTTTggaaaaaattgttaaaacatttGGCCGCATAGACATTTTGTGCAACAATGCAGGGATCATCAATGAAAAACACTGGGAGAAGACTATTGCAGTCAACCTG GGTGGAGTGGTCAGAGGAACGTATCTCGCTCTAGAACATATGAAGAAGGAAAATGGTGGTAATGGAGGAGTCATTATCAACATTTCATCTATGGCAG GTTTGGGGCCTTTGCCAGTGGCTCCCATCTACACGGCGACTAAACACGGCGTGGTGGGATTCAGTCGTGCCATGGCG GCCGTTTCCAAGCTGGCTGACTATGGGGTGAGGATCAACATTCTGTGTCCGTGGTTTGTGAAGACCAGTCTACTGTCCTCCTTGAATTCAGAAGATTATATTGAAAGGTTTCTTCCGCTGAAGGCTATGTCAGAAACGATGATACAGAAACACGGCTGTCTGGA GGCTGATGTTGTTGCCAAGGCCTTTCTTGTTCTTGTGAAAGATGAGAGCAAGAATGGAGACGCTCTGATGATTGATCCCGAGGGGGcggtttttatttctttcccccaaaaaGCGAAAGACTTGCCATCGACTCCAGTCAACCTCGAGTAG